The proteins below are encoded in one region of Aulosira sp. FACHB-615:
- a CDS encoding type II toxin-antitoxin system RelE/ParE family toxin, whose translation MKFIVIHTEARKELDAAIAYYESQKVGLGLDLLAEVEKVILKIQQNPNLGTPYKIAGIRRYKIQRFPYLIFYTELEEVIWVIAIAHSKRKPNYWKQRNIET comes from the coding sequence GTGAAGTTTATTGTAATTCACACCGAAGCTCGAAAAGAGCTTGATGCTGCAATAGCTTACTATGAATCTCAAAAAGTAGGCTTAGGGCTTGATTTACTTGCTGAAGTAGAAAAAGTTATTCTTAAAATTCAGCAAAACCCCAATTTAGGCACTCCATATAAAATAGCAGGAATACGTCGTTATAAAATTCAACGTTTTCCTTATTTGATATTTTATACGGAGCTTGAAGAAGTGATTTGGGTGATTGCGATCGCGCATAGTAAACGCAAACCAAATTACTGGAAGCAAAGAAATATTGAAACATAA
- a CDS encoding addiction module protein has translation MTKPQNMSETAEKLKIELSRLSAKERAEIAYFLIHSLDEDIDDNLEIAWDTELTQRLEDINCKKAIGEPSSQVFSELREKYS, from the coding sequence TTGACAAAGCCTCAAAATATGAGTGAAACAGCCGAAAAACTTAAAATTGAACTTTCTCGCCTGTCTGCAAAAGAACGTGCTGAAATTGCTTATTTTTTAATTCATTCTCTAGATGAAGATATAGATGATAATCTAGAAATTGCTTGGGATACAGAATTAACTCAACGGTTGGAGGATATTAATTGTAAAAAAGCTATTGGGGAACCATCATCTCAAGTTTTTTCTGAGTTACGAGAAAAGTATTCGTGA
- a CDS encoding flavoredoxin, with the protein MIVDKIPDEAIVIRGRRNRPEDIERGFGTHPSGVTGISVESAIGLSIEQLAATIPHGQIGVTSVGAVRALGGDVIRTSGRSSSHATLTGLTPQQISSLLTPTIANPAKAN; encoded by the coding sequence GTGATTGTAGATAAAATACCAGACGAAGCAATAGTTATTCGGGGTAGACGTAATCGACCAGAAGATATTGAGCGTGGTTTTGGGACTCATCCTAGTGGAGTAACTGGAATATCTGTAGAGAGTGCGATAGGATTATCGATAGAACAGTTGGCTGCAACAATACCTCACGGACAAATTGGAGTAACATCAGTAGGCGCAGTTAGAGCTTTAGGAGGAGATGTAATTCGTACTTCTGGTAGAAGTTCCTCTCATGCAACATTAACAGGTTTAACTCCACAGCAAATTAGCAGCTTACTTACTCCTACAATTGCTAATCCAGCTAAAGCAAACTAG